The proteins below are encoded in one region of Candidatus Stygibacter australis:
- a CDS encoding ATP-binding protein, giving the protein MAEYWYIRQEYEERTHQHFDDLPEPVITLDFTLGERDFVNAGNASSQIKMALKRLGVDSAILRRIAIASYEAEINETAHAKGGDITGNIYPEYVLIKFYDKGPGIEDIEQSMIPGFSTADDQVREMGFGAGLGLPNIKKNVDVLHIDSVAGGRTLVEIIVFFS; this is encoded by the coding sequence ATGGCAGAATACTGGTATATTCGACAGGAGTATGAAGAAAGGACACATCAGCATTTTGATGATCTGCCTGAACCCGTGATCACCTTGGATTTTACGCTGGGAGAGCGCGATTTCGTTAATGCCGGCAATGCTTCATCACAGATCAAGATGGCTTTAAAGCGTTTGGGAGTTGATAGTGCTATCTTAAGACGAATTGCAATAGCTTCATATGAAGCGGAGATCAATGAAACTGCTCATGCCAAAGGTGGAGACATCACTGGAAATATCTATCCTGAATATGTACTGATCAAGTTCTATGATAAAGGACCCGGTATCGAAGATATCGAGCAATCGATGATCCCTGGTTTCAGTACTGCAGATGATCAGGTAAGAGAAATGGGATTTGGTGCAGGTCTGGGTTTACCAAATATCAAAAAAAACGTTGATGTCTTACATATCGATTCAGTTGCCGGAGGTCGCACTCTGGTAGAAATTATTGTCTTTTTTAGTTAA
- a CDS encoding DRTGG domain-containing protein, which produces MKLGDIVKALEAEVLTENTDLDTEISCAFASDLISDILMCSKEPTLLLSGLTNPQIIRLSDMIELFGIVFVRGKRPSPEIIQMADDRELPLISTRFTMFKTSGILFNNGLRSCKI; this is translated from the coding sequence ATGAAATTAGGAGATATAGTTAAGGCTTTAGAAGCCGAAGTGTTGACCGAAAACACTGACCTTGATACTGAAATATCCTGCGCTTTTGCCAGTGATCTTATCAGTGATATTTTAATGTGCTCCAAAGAGCCCACCTTATTATTATCAGGATTAACGAATCCGCAAATAATCCGACTATCAGATATGATAGAGCTTTTCGGTATTGTATTTGTACGAGGTAAAAGACCCTCCCCAGAGATCATCCAAATGGCTGATGACCGGGAACTTCCCTTGATCTCAACCAGGTTTACCATGTTCAAAACCAGCGGTATTCTATTTAATAACGGGCTGCGAAGCTGTAAGATATAA